One window from the genome of Ammoniphilus sp. CFH 90114 encodes:
- a CDS encoding PRC-barrel domain-containing protein codes for MKKSSEIVSLPVISIVDGNEVGTVKSLIVNPGQKSIDFLTLQHEDWQINAKAIPFKKVIGIGEFAVTVESAGDIIDLTHIPVTSELVTKQIKIIGTKVMTRKGQLLGEVIEFNVDEETGQIASVVVHMQGEDKALPAQYVITLGKELMVVHEDVMSKLSDAIEGDKEANDLYSENSEKEERPTIDPLKMKQIEILEGKEVIKDIYDAQGSLLIPENTVLTIDQIEKAQQSGPSVLVELSMNVR; via the coding sequence ATGAAGAAGAGCAGTGAAATCGTATCTCTTCCAGTGATTAGTATTGTGGATGGGAATGAAGTGGGAACCGTTAAATCTTTAATTGTTAACCCTGGTCAGAAATCCATTGACTTCCTTACGCTTCAACATGAGGATTGGCAAATTAATGCTAAGGCTATTCCTTTTAAGAAGGTAATTGGAATTGGGGAATTTGCCGTTACGGTTGAAAGTGCTGGAGATATTATTGACCTTACACATATCCCGGTAACGAGCGAACTCGTTACTAAGCAGATTAAAATTATTGGGACAAAGGTCATGACTCGTAAAGGGCAATTGCTTGGAGAGGTTATAGAGTTTAATGTAGATGAGGAAACCGGCCAGATTGCAAGTGTAGTAGTCCATATGCAAGGCGAGGATAAGGCATTGCCTGCACAGTATGTCATCACATTAGGAAAAGAACTCATGGTTGTACATGAAGATGTCATGAGCAAATTATCTGATGCAATTGAGGGGGACAAAGAGGCTAATGATCTGTACTCGGAGAATTCCGAAAAAGAAGAACGACCTACGATTGACCCGCTAAAAATGAAGCAAATCGAAATTCTTGAAGGAAAAGAAGTAATCAAGGACATTTATGATGCCCAAGGTTCATTGCTCATTCCGGAGAATACGGTGTTGACGATAGACCAAATAGAGAAGGCTCAGCAATCAGGGCCGTCTGTACTTGTAGAATTATCTATGAATGTGCGATAA
- a CDS encoding VanW family protein, with protein sequence MQPVSDRAIHQSKLFVTLVLATLFLFSFQSIAMKVYDHFLGEPKFAAGAAIGPVPVEGLTREMAVEKLGLAVETWRSQDTIRVRLEKKEKVLSSTAFSIDVLSSVQSAQLNGVSPLIVSLEQEDINFMLSSLADASFIQEVDRNELDNVLLGYATKLETQNILLDLKDFHTRKSAPVVETIAELTVQTQREDSQLIQWIPKLTQITIPAESTVSLLTILQEHHIDPLPSVALDTIASAIYQAILPTNFEVLERNISRELPPYIKLGYEAKVIPGKYDLVFHNPNPSDYKFGLTYRSGELRLVISGLPLPNDYTILLEEERSFQPKTVIHYNSQLGDTEKNVKVEGQAGKYVKVYRKPASTDKILVAEDFYPPIHRVEERNVSEQLSVLQEDGLTSMVEKERSLEPSIGNSEEPDEVEEYNDHHVIRLNSYDKEF encoded by the coding sequence ATGCAACCTGTATCTGACAGAGCCATTCATCAATCCAAGCTGTTTGTGACTCTTGTGCTGGCGACTCTTTTTCTTTTTAGTTTTCAATCGATTGCTATGAAGGTGTACGATCATTTCTTAGGTGAACCCAAATTCGCTGCAGGTGCTGCTATTGGTCCGGTGCCTGTAGAAGGGTTAACCCGCGAAATGGCGGTTGAAAAGCTTGGTTTAGCCGTGGAAACTTGGAGAAGCCAGGACACGATTCGAGTGAGGCTGGAAAAGAAGGAGAAAGTCCTAAGTTCCACTGCTTTTAGCATTGATGTCCTTTCAAGTGTTCAGTCAGCCCAGCTGAATGGGGTTTCCCCTTTAATTGTGTCTTTAGAACAAGAAGATATTAATTTTATGCTAAGTAGTCTAGCAGATGCTTCTTTTATTCAAGAAGTAGACCGGAATGAACTTGATAACGTACTCTTAGGTTACGCTACGAAATTAGAAACACAAAATATTTTACTTGATCTCAAGGATTTTCATACAAGAAAGTCCGCTCCTGTCGTTGAGACTATTGCCGAACTTACAGTGCAAACGCAAAGGGAAGATTCCCAACTCATTCAATGGATTCCGAAACTGACTCAAATAACGATTCCAGCAGAAAGTACAGTTTCACTATTAACCATTTTGCAGGAACATCATATTGATCCGCTTCCTTCCGTTGCCCTTGATACCATTGCTAGCGCTATCTATCAAGCGATATTGCCTACTAATTTTGAGGTGCTGGAGCGAAACATCAGTAGGGAGCTGCCACCCTATATTAAACTAGGATACGAAGCGAAAGTGATACCAGGAAAGTATGATCTAGTATTTCATAACCCTAATCCTTCTGATTATAAGTTTGGATTAACCTATCGTTCTGGGGAGCTGCGCTTGGTTATTTCCGGATTGCCTCTTCCAAACGACTATACAATTTTGCTTGAAGAAGAACGATCGTTTCAACCAAAGACGGTCATACATTATAATAGCCAGCTTGGAGATACAGAGAAGAATGTAAAGGTTGAGGGTCAGGCTGGAAAATATGTGAAGGTTTACCGCAAACCAGCTTCCACGGATAAGATCTTAGTCGCTGAGGATTTTTACCCGCCTATTCACAGAGTAGAAGAGCGCAATGTATCGGAGCAGCTCTCAGTCCTCCAAGAGGATGGTTTAACCTCAATGGTGGAAAAAGAGAGATCTCTTGAACCGAGCATAGGGAACTCTGAAGAGCCAGACGAGGTAGAAGAGTATAACGATCATCACGTAATTAGATTAAACTCTTATGATAAGGAGTTTTAG